In Acaryochloris thomasi RCC1774, the DNA window AAGGTTCCCCAAACACCGCAGACACCGTGAACAGAGACAGCACCAACCGGGTCATCAATTCTGAGGCCATCAATGATGGTGACAGAAAAAACAACGATGATGCCCGCGACTAAACCAATCACCGCAGCCCAAGGGATAGAGACAAAGGCACAAGGGGCAGTAATGCCCACAAGTCCGGCTAAGACGCCGTTGATAATCATTGAAAGGTCTGGCTTACCCAGATAGAACCAGGCGGTGAATGTTGCAGAGACTCCACCAAATGCGGCGGCAATATTCGTGGTCGTAGCAATGTGGGCAATATCGCTGGCGGCAACACCCATTGTTGAGCCGGGATTAAAGCCAAACCACCCTAGCCACAGAATCAGACAGCCCAGCGTTGCTAAGCTCATGCTGTGCCCAGGAAGGGCCAGCGGGCCGGATTCAGAATACTTGCCAATCCGTGGGCCGAGGATAACCGCTCCCATTAGAGCAGCCCAGCCGCCCACAGAGTGAACCACGGTAGAACCGGCGAAGTCCCAGAAGTTGAAGCCGCCGAGCCAGCCGCCACCCCAAATCCAATGGCCGGTGATCGGGTACATGATGCCCGTTAGAACAACACTAAAGATAATGAACGAGACAAATTTAATTCGTTCTGCAACTGCACCAGAGACAATCGTCGCCGCTGTACCGGCAAACACGAGCTGGAACAGAAATTTCGCCGTCAAAGGCACACCGGTCCAGTTCAAGGCACTAAAAATACCTTGATAGTCATCTCCGGTGAGTGGGCTATTATCAGCACCCGCGAGAAAGAAGCCACCGGTTCCAAAGATTGGGGTGCCGTCGCCAAACATAAGGCCAAAGCCAATGGCCCAGTAGGCAATTGTGGCTAGGGCGAAGACGACTAGATTTTTCGCTAGAATATTGACAGCATTCTTCTGACGGCAAAATCCGGTCTCTAACATACCGAAGCCTGCGTTCATGAAGAACACGAGAAAGGCACAGAACAACACCCACATGGTGTCAAGTCCCACTCTCAGTTCTGCAGCGACTTCAGCCGCATCAGGAGGAGCATCCTGAGCCGTTGCGGCAAAGCCCCAGAACAAAATAATGATTGCTGCGAAGGGCAGACAGGCCTGCCAAAGAGGCGACAGGCGAATAACTGATTTGAGGTTAGACCTCTTTGGTTTCGGCTTAGACATCACCACTGTAATGTTCCTTAGATAAGCGAAGGACAAAGTAGACGGTAAACAACTACACGATGGCAGTACAACCCACAAAGCTTAAACAGCTATCTATGAGAAGGGCGTCAAGAGTTTACCTTGGTGAGGGACCGAACTGCAGAAAATACAGCTTTAGATGACCTCACAGTCAGGAGTGAACGGTAGTTGAACCGATTCCAGCAGGTCTAGTGCCGCCATTCTGTATCAATTAATACATTTTGTTGAGGGCTGGAGAGTTGATTGTGGTCGGTGATTGTGAAACGCTTAGGGATGGGCTTGAGCTCGTTGATAAGCTGCGCCGCTGGGCGCAGGCTAACCAAGGTACGGCGGCGGAATGACCAAGGTTTGGGAAATTGATTTCTATTCACGGCCCATCTTAGATGAGCAGCAAAAGAAAATTTGGGAACTCCTGGTTTGTGATACCCAACGCTCTTTTGAATACACTCAACAATGCTCAGGAGCTGAAGCGAATGCGCGTTGGCTGCAGAATGCTTTGACTGAGGCGATGGAGCAATGGCGACAGTCTCAGGGGGTGGCCGTATCGGAGCAGCCGGAGAAGATTCGTTTTTTCCGGCGTCAGATGAGCAGCATTATTACCCGTGCCTGCAAGGGGATAGGGATTCCGGCACAGGCCAGCCGCCGGACCT includes these proteins:
- a CDS encoding ammonium transporter, yielding MSKPKPKRSNLKSVIRLSPLWQACLPFAAIIILFWGFAATAQDAPPDAAEVAAELRVGLDTMWVLFCAFLVFFMNAGFGMLETGFCRQKNAVNILAKNLVVFALATIAYWAIGFGLMFGDGTPIFGTGGFFLAGADNSPLTGDDYQGIFSALNWTGVPLTAKFLFQLVFAGTAATIVSGAVAERIKFVSFIIFSVVLTGIMYPITGHWIWGGGWLGGFNFWDFAGSTVVHSVGGWAALMGAVILGPRIGKYSESGPLALPGHSMSLATLGCLILWLGWFGFNPGSTMGVAASDIAHIATTTNIAAAFGGVSATFTAWFYLGKPDLSMIINGVLAGLVGITAPCAFVSIPWAAVIGLVAGIIVVFSVTIIDGLRIDDPVGAVSVHGVCGVWGTLAVGLFSQGPDGTIYGDGAGPAAGLFLGGGTVQLIPQIVGILAVAAFTLIVSGIVWSIIKAVAGIRVPQEEELRGLDIGEHGMEAYSGFLKEEMK